The proteins below are encoded in one region of Candidatus Amarolinea dominans:
- a CDS encoding AIR carboxylase family protein: MSHDIIVPIIMGSKADLSHAQAIARALTALGIHSELRVGSAHKAPLHVLHILEHYEADPRSKVYITIAGRSNALSGFVDANVTAPVIACPPYADRFGGADIYSSLRMPSGVAPATVLEPEAAALLAAKILALGHEDLRERVFAYQAALRATIEADDRDLR, translated from the coding sequence ATGAGCCATGACATCATCGTCCCCATCATCATGGGGTCAAAAGCGGATTTGAGCCACGCGCAGGCCATTGCCAGGGCGCTGACTGCGCTCGGCATTCACAGCGAACTGCGCGTCGGTTCCGCGCACAAGGCGCCCCTGCACGTCCTCCACATTCTGGAACACTACGAAGCCGATCCTCGCTCCAAGGTGTACATCACGATCGCCGGTCGCTCGAATGCGCTCAGTGGGTTTGTAGATGCCAATGTGACCGCGCCCGTCATCGCCTGCCCGCCCTACGCGGACCGTTTTGGCGGCGCGGACATCTACTCCAGCCTGCGCATGCCCAGCGGTGTGGCGCCGGCTACCGTGCTGGAGCCAGAGGCAGCCGCGCTGTTGGCCGCCAAGATTCTGGCGCTTGGACATGAGGACCTGCGCGAGCGCGTCTTCGCCTATCAGGCCGCCTTGCGCGCCACCATCGAAGCCGACGACCGGGACTTGCGTTAG
- a CDS encoding phosphoribosylformylglycinamidine cyclo-ligase, which produces MTTYQDAGVDIEAGNRAVALMRAAVQATYTPAVLAGIGAFGGLFDAAALQTMTAPVLVASTDGVGTKVKVAAQMQRFDTIGADLVNHCVNDILVQGGRPLFFLDYIAASRLAPAEVAAVVTGMADACRAVGCVLLGGETAEMPGVYQAGEFDVAGTIVGVVERSRIVDGRDVQVGDVLMGLLSNGLHTNGFSLARRVLAGLDWAAPHPELGSGRSIGDALLLVHRCYLPEVERLWAAGVVIEAMAHITGGGLLDNVPRSLPAGLGAGIEAGAWPAPPIFELIRRLGEVPDDDMFRTFNMGVGMVIVVAPDAVAAVRQALGADAYIIGRVMPWSGAGPRVIIA; this is translated from the coding sequence ATGACGACGTATCAAGACGCGGGGGTTGACATCGAGGCGGGCAATCGGGCGGTGGCGCTGATGAGGGCGGCCGTGCAGGCCACGTATACCCCGGCTGTGTTGGCCGGCATCGGTGCGTTCGGCGGGTTGTTCGACGCGGCGGCGCTGCAGACGATGACCGCGCCGGTGTTGGTGGCCTCTACCGATGGGGTGGGCACCAAGGTCAAGGTGGCCGCGCAGATGCAGCGTTTTGACACCATCGGCGCGGACCTGGTCAATCATTGTGTCAACGACATTCTGGTGCAGGGCGGCCGGCCGCTCTTTTTTCTCGATTACATCGCGGCCAGCCGGCTGGCGCCGGCAGAAGTGGCGGCCGTAGTCACCGGGATGGCGGACGCGTGCCGGGCCGTGGGCTGTGTGCTGCTGGGCGGCGAAACGGCCGAGATGCCCGGCGTTTATCAGGCAGGCGAGTTCGATGTCGCCGGCACGATCGTCGGCGTGGTCGAGCGCAGCCGCATCGTGGATGGCCGCGACGTGCAGGTGGGCGACGTGCTGATGGGCCTGCTCAGCAATGGCTTGCATACCAACGGCTTTTCGTTGGCGCGGCGCGTGCTTGCCGGCTTGGATTGGGCCGCGCCGCACCCGGAGTTGGGCTCCGGGCGCAGCATCGGCGACGCGCTGCTGCTGGTCCATCGCTGCTACCTGCCGGAGGTGGAGCGACTTTGGGCGGCCGGGGTGGTCATCGAAGCGATGGCGCACATCACCGGCGGCGGGTTGCTGGACAATGTGCCGCGCAGCCTGCCCGCTGGCCTGGGCGCAGGGATCGAAGCCGGCGCCTGGCCCGCGCCGCCCATCTTTGAGCTGATCCGCCGTTTGGGTGAGGTGCCGGACGACGACATGTTCCGCACCTTCAACATGGGCGTTGGCATGGTCATCGTGGTCGCGCCAGACGCCGTTGCTGCTGTGCGCCAGGCCCTGGGCGCGGATGCCTACATTATCGGTCGTGTGATGCCCTGGTCGGGCGCCGGGCCGCGTGTCATCATCGCTTGA
- a CDS encoding nucleotidyltransferase domain-containing protein translates to MSAKKTHLARHERAALGALVRRLHQRYGGDLERVVLFGSKARGDFNSESDLDVLVVVSMRSGEYRRYWNEIVDIACDVELEYNVVISPIIKEAAIYAKMRSQGLLLTRNIEQDGVSLWMTPPSARFC, encoded by the coding sequence ATGTCAGCCAAAAAGACACACCTTGCACGACACGAACGCGCTGCACTAGGTGCGCTGGTTAGACGCCTGCACCAGCGTTACGGCGGCGACTTGGAGCGTGTGGTGCTCTTCGGTTCGAAGGCGCGAGGCGATTTCAACAGCGAATCCGACCTTGATGTTTTGGTCGTTGTTTCGATGCGCAGCGGTGAGTATCGGCGCTACTGGAACGAGATCGTTGATATCGCGTGTGATGTCGAATTGGAGTATAACGTCGTAATATCACCGATCATCAAAGAAGCCGCGATCTATGCCAAAATGCGCAGCCAGGGACTTCTGTTGACGCGCAACATCGAGCAAGACGGAGTAAGCTTATGGATGACGCCGCCAAGCGCACGATTCTGCTGA
- a CDS encoding TrpB-like pyridoxal phosphate-dependent enzyme: protein MSESRFMLSQKDIPTHWYNIVADLPAPLAPPLHPGTGQPIGPADLAPLFPMELILQEVSTERYIPIPEEIREIYKLWRPTPLLRAVRLEKALGTPAKIYYKYEGVSPAGSHKPNTAVPQAYYNAKEGVKRISTETGAGQWGSSLAFACQLFGLECLVYMVKVSYHQKPYRRSMMHTWGARVVASPSTDTHAGRSILAEHPDSPGSLGIAISEAVEVAASDPDTRYALGSVLNHVLLHQTVIGQEAKQALAAIGDYPDVVIGCVGGGSSFAGLAFPFLQDRLTQGRQTRFLAVEPAACPSLTKGKFAYDFGDAVGMTPMVKMFTLGHTFMPAGIHAGGLRYHGMAPLISALVATGDITPVAYHQNPVFAAAVKFARTEGIIPAPESAHAIVAAIDEALDAKAKGEERVIVFNLSGHGFFDMTAYDQYLAGNLVDYEYPADAVAEALQHLPVVG, encoded by the coding sequence ATGTCCGAGTCGCGTTTCATGCTCAGCCAGAAGGATATCCCCACGCACTGGTACAACATCGTCGCCGATTTGCCGGCTCCGCTTGCGCCGCCGCTGCATCCAGGCACCGGCCAGCCCATTGGGCCGGCCGATCTGGCGCCGCTCTTCCCGATGGAGCTGATTCTGCAGGAAGTCAGCACCGAGCGCTACATCCCAATCCCCGAAGAAATTCGCGAGATTTACAAACTCTGGCGGCCCACACCCCTGCTGCGCGCCGTGCGCCTGGAAAAAGCGCTCGGCACGCCGGCCAAAATCTACTACAAGTACGAGGGCGTCAGCCCGGCCGGCAGCCACAAGCCGAATACGGCTGTGCCCCAGGCGTATTACAACGCCAAAGAGGGTGTCAAACGTATCAGTACCGAAACAGGCGCCGGGCAATGGGGTTCGTCCCTGGCCTTTGCCTGCCAGCTCTTCGGACTGGAATGTCTCGTCTATATGGTCAAGGTGAGCTATCATCAGAAGCCCTACCGGCGCTCGATGATGCATACCTGGGGCGCGCGCGTCGTCGCCAGCCCATCCACCGACACCCATGCGGGTCGCAGCATCCTGGCTGAACACCCGGATTCGCCAGGCAGCCTGGGCATCGCCATCTCCGAGGCGGTGGAAGTGGCCGCGTCCGATCCGGACACCCGCTACGCGCTCGGTTCGGTGCTCAACCACGTGCTCCTGCATCAAACCGTGATCGGTCAGGAGGCCAAGCAGGCCCTGGCCGCCATTGGCGATTACCCGGATGTGGTCATCGGCTGCGTGGGCGGCGGCAGCAGCTTTGCCGGGCTGGCCTTCCCCTTCCTGCAGGACCGCCTGACCCAGGGTCGCCAGACGCGCTTTCTGGCCGTGGAGCCGGCCGCCTGCCCCAGCCTGACCAAGGGCAAATTCGCCTACGACTTCGGCGACGCCGTCGGCATGACACCGATGGTCAAGATGTTCACGTTGGGTCACACCTTCATGCCGGCCGGTATTCACGCCGGTGGTCTGCGCTACCACGGCATGGCGCCGCTTATTTCGGCCCTGGTGGCGACCGGAGACATCACCCCGGTGGCCTATCACCAGAACCCGGTCTTTGCGGCCGCCGTCAAGTTTGCCCGCACCGAAGGAATCATCCCTGCGCCCGAATCGGCCCATGCCATCGTCGCGGCCATTGACGAAGCCCTGGATGCCAAGGCCAAGGGCGAAGAACGGGTCATCGTCTTCAATTTGAGTGGTCATGGCTTCTTCGACATGACCGCCTATGACCAGTACCTGGCCGGCAACCTGGTTGACTACGAATACCCGGCGGATGCGGTGGCAGAGGCGTTACAGCACCTGCCCGTTGTCGGATAA
- a CDS encoding phosphoribosylaminoimidazolesuccinocarboxamide synthase gives MEFGVKLAEGKTKAVYAHPDNPSLAYLVHRDNITAGDGARRNIIEGKGQVAGQTTANVFAYLNRHEVPTHFVSAPAADVTLVRRCTMIPIEVVMRRLATGSYLKRHPDTAEGHRFDPVLVEFSLKDDARHDPQISGLEIVKSDIASDVEVDLFIQAGRQVFELLEQAWARLGIQLVDLKIEFGRLLGFSSDNLVVADVIDNDSWRLWPGGDKAQMLDKQLYRNMQVVTQKGLTDLMEKYETVAALTARF, from the coding sequence ATGGAATTTGGCGTGAAATTAGCCGAAGGCAAAACGAAAGCTGTGTATGCACACCCGGATAATCCGAGCCTGGCCTACCTGGTTCACAGGGACAATATCACGGCCGGCGACGGCGCCCGGCGCAACATCATCGAGGGGAAGGGGCAGGTGGCGGGACAGACCACCGCGAACGTCTTTGCCTACCTGAACCGACACGAGGTGCCGACCCATTTCGTCTCCGCGCCGGCCGCGGACGTCACCCTGGTGCGCCGCTGCACCATGATTCCCATCGAAGTGGTCATGCGCCGCCTGGCGACTGGCTCCTATCTCAAGCGCCATCCCGATACGGCCGAGGGCCATCGCTTCGACCCGGTGCTGGTCGAGTTTTCTCTCAAGGATGATGCACGCCATGATCCGCAAATTTCGGGTCTGGAGATCGTCAAGAGCGACATTGCCAGCGATGTCGAGGTGGACCTCTTCATCCAAGCCGGCCGACAGGTCTTCGAGCTGCTGGAACAGGCCTGGGCCAGGCTGGGCATCCAGTTGGTGGATCTGAAGATCGAGTTCGGCCGCCTGCTCGGCTTCAGCAGTGACAACCTGGTGGTGGCCGATGTGATTGACAACGATTCCTGGCGCCTTTGGCCGGGCGGCGACAAGGCGCAGATGCTCGACAAGCAGCTCTATCGCAACATGCAGGTGGTGACGCAGAAGGGGCTGACCGACTTGATGGAGAAATACGAGACCGTGGCCGCGCTGACAGCCCGGTTTTAG
- the purD gene encoding phosphoribosylamine--glycine ligase — protein sequence MDDAAKRTILLIGSGGREHALAWKLAQSAHVGQIWVAPGNGGTDLVGVIQNVALDAADGPALLAFAQSHAVDLTVVGPEAPLAAGIVDLFQAAGLRIFGPTQAAAQLESSKAFAKDFMWETGIPTAGYAIFDDYEAALEYVRQVERPLVVKASGLAAGKGVIVCDDMLHAEQAVFDMLRARVFGEAGDLIVIEERLVGSEVSLLAFCDGTTVAPMLPAQDHKRVADGDRGPNTGGMGAFAPAPRLTAALVDQTVRTVLQPALDGLAAQGTPFVGVLYAGLMLTPAGLRVLEFNVRFGDPETQVILPLLANDLLDVFDACLDGRLAACKLRWKAGAAVTVVAAAAGYPGAYPQGDPITGVEAANALPGVQVFQAGARREGERLLTHGGRVLAVTGAGADFDEARRRAYGGMEQIHFEGMHFRRDIGS from the coding sequence ATGGATGACGCCGCCAAGCGCACGATTCTGCTGATTGGTTCCGGCGGGCGTGAACATGCCCTGGCCTGGAAGCTGGCGCAGTCAGCGCACGTCGGACAGATTTGGGTGGCGCCGGGCAACGGAGGCACGGACCTCGTTGGCGTCATTCAGAATGTGGCGCTCGACGCCGCGGATGGCCCTGCGCTGCTGGCGTTCGCGCAGAGCCACGCGGTGGATTTGACCGTCGTTGGCCCTGAGGCGCCCCTGGCAGCCGGCATCGTAGACCTCTTTCAGGCCGCGGGACTGCGCATCTTTGGCCCCACCCAAGCCGCCGCGCAGTTGGAAAGCTCCAAAGCCTTTGCCAAGGACTTCATGTGGGAAACCGGTATCCCCACGGCCGGCTATGCCATTTTCGATGACTACGAGGCTGCGCTTGAGTATGTGCGCCAGGTCGAGCGACCGTTGGTGGTGAAGGCCAGCGGTCTGGCCGCGGGCAAGGGGGTCATCGTCTGCGATGACATGCTGCACGCGGAGCAGGCCGTGTTCGATATGCTGCGCGCCCGCGTGTTCGGCGAGGCCGGCGACCTGATTGTGATCGAGGAGCGCCTGGTTGGATCGGAGGTGTCGCTGTTGGCCTTTTGTGATGGCACGACGGTGGCGCCGATGCTGCCGGCGCAGGATCACAAGCGCGTGGCCGATGGCGACCGCGGACCGAACACCGGCGGCATGGGCGCTTTCGCACCCGCGCCCCGCCTGACCGCAGCCCTGGTAGATCAAACCGTGCGCACCGTGCTGCAGCCCGCGCTGGATGGACTGGCGGCCCAGGGTACTCCGTTTGTGGGCGTGCTCTACGCCGGGCTGATGCTCACGCCGGCTGGCCTGCGCGTGCTGGAGTTCAACGTGCGCTTCGGCGACCCCGAAACCCAGGTCATTCTGCCTCTGCTCGCAAACGACCTGCTGGATGTCTTCGACGCCTGCCTGGACGGGCGCCTGGCCGCGTGCAAGCTGCGCTGGAAGGCGGGCGCAGCCGTCACCGTCGTCGCGGCCGCGGCCGGCTATCCTGGCGCGTATCCGCAGGGCGATCCCATCACCGGCGTGGAAGCGGCCAACGCCCTGCCGGGCGTACAGGTCTTTCAGGCCGGCGCCCGGCGCGAGGGCGAACGCCTGCTAACCCACGGCGGCCGCGTGCTGGCCGTCACCGGCGCCGGCGCGGACTTCGATGAAGCCCGGCGTCGCGCCTATGGCGGGATGGAGCAGATTCATTTCGAGGGAATGCATTTTAGGAGAGATATTGGGAGTTGA
- the purH gene encoding bifunctional phosphoribosylaminoimidazolecarboxamide formyltransferase/IMP cyclohydrolase, with the protein MTIQRALLSVYDKSGLLDLARILVAQGVELVASGGTARALTQADLPCTPVEEVTHFPEMLGGRVKTLHPAIHGGILARRTPQHLADLRKQGMQPFDLVVCNLYPFTRTVARADVTEAEAIEEIDIGGVTLLRAAAKNFESVTVLCDPQDYLTVALHVEKSEAVPAETRRHLALKAFRHTAAYDAAIATWLGRQVEGADTFPAVLTLSAELAQVLRYGENPHQRAGFYRWPDAARALSQLSGEKEMSYNNYVDLDAAWGMAQEFSRPTVAIIKHTNPCGLASADSLVEAYQLALAADPVSAFGSVIAVNRPLDLATVAAIGALFVEVLAAPAYEPEALKALKRKKNLRVLEVKPEAVLPYAMRTVHGGLLVQTPDDTIEPANTWQVVTQRQPTADEMTALDFAWRVSKHVKSNAIVFTTANEVVGVGAGQMSRVDSVRLASQKAGERAKGAVVGSDAFFPFPDGVEAAAAAGCTAVVQPGGSMRDAETIAAADRLGLAMCFTGVRHFKH; encoded by the coding sequence ATGACGATTCAACGTGCTCTACTGAGCGTGTACGACAAGTCAGGGCTGCTCGACCTGGCGCGCATTCTGGTCGCGCAAGGGGTTGAGCTTGTGGCCAGCGGCGGCACCGCGCGCGCCTTGACGCAGGCCGATCTGCCCTGCACCCCGGTTGAAGAGGTCACACATTTTCCTGAAATGCTGGGCGGCCGCGTCAAGACCCTGCACCCTGCTATTCACGGCGGCATCCTCGCCCGCCGCACGCCGCAGCACCTGGCCGATCTGCGCAAGCAGGGGATGCAGCCGTTCGACCTGGTGGTGTGTAATTTGTACCCGTTCACCCGCACCGTGGCCCGCGCCGACGTGACCGAGGCCGAGGCCATCGAGGAGATTGACATCGGCGGCGTCACCCTGCTGCGGGCCGCGGCCAAGAACTTCGAGTCGGTCACGGTGTTGTGCGATCCACAAGACTATCTGACCGTGGCGCTGCATGTAGAGAAGAGCGAGGCCGTGCCGGCCGAGACGCGGCGTCACCTGGCGCTGAAGGCCTTCCGCCACACGGCCGCGTACGATGCCGCGATTGCCACCTGGTTGGGTCGCCAGGTCGAGGGCGCCGATACTTTCCCGGCCGTGCTGACGCTGAGCGCCGAGCTGGCGCAGGTGTTGCGCTACGGCGAAAATCCCCATCAGCGCGCCGGCTTCTACCGCTGGCCCGATGCCGCGCGTGCCCTGTCCCAACTAAGCGGTGAGAAGGAAATGAGTTATAATAATTACGTGGACCTTGACGCTGCCTGGGGCATGGCGCAAGAGTTTTCCCGGCCGACGGTGGCCATCATCAAGCACACCAACCCCTGCGGCCTGGCCAGCGCCGACAGCCTGGTCGAGGCGTATCAGTTGGCCCTGGCGGCCGATCCGGTCAGCGCGTTTGGCAGCGTGATTGCCGTCAATCGCCCGCTGGACCTGGCAACCGTCGCAGCTATCGGCGCACTGTTCGTCGAAGTGCTGGCTGCGCCGGCGTACGAACCAGAGGCGCTGAAGGCGCTCAAGCGCAAGAAGAACCTGCGCGTGCTGGAGGTCAAACCGGAGGCGGTCCTGCCCTACGCCATGCGCACCGTTCATGGTGGGCTGCTGGTGCAGACGCCTGATGACACGATCGAGCCGGCAAACACCTGGCAGGTGGTGACGCAGCGCCAGCCGACGGCAGACGAAATGACCGCGCTGGACTTCGCCTGGCGCGTGAGTAAACACGTCAAGTCGAACGCCATCGTCTTCACCACGGCCAACGAGGTGGTGGGGGTGGGAGCCGGGCAGATGAGCCGCGTGGACTCGGTGCGCCTGGCTAGCCAAAAGGCCGGAGAGCGGGCCAAAGGCGCGGTGGTCGGATCAGACGCCTTCTTCCCGTTCCCCGATGGCGTGGAGGCCGCGGCCGCGGCCGGTTGCACTGCCGTGGTTCAACCCGGCGGCTCCATGCGCGACGCGGAGACGATCGCCGCGGCGGACCGCCTGGGGCTGGCGATGTGCTTCACCGGGGTGAGGCATTTCAAGCATTAG
- the purB gene encoding adenylosuccinate lyase, translated as MSADLVFAHDTFISPFTWRYGSPAMRQLWSEEHKRRLLRRVWVALARGQMAAGLVTAAQVADLEAHADQIDIGRAQEIEAIIQHDLMAEIRVFAEQCSVGGPIIHLGATSMDILDNVEALRLRQALDLIIAGLGRCLSVLAGQIERYADLPGMAFTHLQPAEPTTLGYRLAQTGQDLLTDWDELLRVRQGIRGKGLRGAVGTAASYEQLLTGASMSAADFSARVMADLDLPEYDVVTQTYPRKQDWLVLNALAGLAGSLYKFAFDLRLLQSPPLGEWAEPFGRQQVGSSAMPFKRNPIHAEKIDSLARFVAALPRVAWDNAAHSLLERTLDDSANRRVLFPDAFLAVDEIVQTALRLLTGLVINEAAIARNLATYGVFAASERLLMEAVKAGGDRQTLHEVIREHSLAAWLAVQRGEPNPLAARLVADAQLQALLAPDTIETLLDASHYVGDAPVRARALAAKIRQHAMVSHAG; from the coding sequence ATGAGCGCTGATCTGGTCTTTGCCCACGACACCTTCATCTCGCCCTTCACCTGGCGTTACGGCAGCCCGGCCATGCGCCAGCTCTGGTCCGAGGAGCACAAGCGCCGCCTGCTGCGCCGTGTGTGGGTGGCCCTGGCGCGCGGCCAGATGGCGGCCGGCCTGGTCACCGCCGCGCAGGTGGCCGACCTGGAGGCGCATGCGGATCAGATTGACATCGGCCGCGCCCAGGAAATCGAAGCGATCATTCAGCACGACCTGATGGCCGAGATTCGGGTGTTCGCCGAACAGTGCAGCGTGGGCGGGCCGATCATTCACCTGGGCGCCACCAGCATGGATATCCTGGACAATGTCGAGGCGCTGCGCCTGCGCCAGGCCCTGGATCTGATCATCGCCGGGCTGGGGCGCTGCCTGTCTGTCCTGGCCGGGCAGATCGAACGCTACGCCGATCTGCCCGGCATGGCGTTCACGCATCTGCAGCCGGCTGAACCCACCACGCTGGGCTACCGGCTGGCGCAGACCGGTCAGGATCTGCTGACGGATTGGGACGAGCTGTTACGCGTGCGCCAGGGGATTCGCGGCAAGGGTCTGCGCGGCGCGGTGGGCACGGCCGCCTCGTACGAACAGTTGTTGACCGGCGCCAGCATGAGCGCGGCCGATTTTTCGGCGCGCGTCATGGCGGACCTTGATCTGCCTGAGTATGACGTAGTGACGCAGACCTACCCGCGCAAGCAGGATTGGCTGGTGCTCAACGCGCTGGCCGGGCTGGCCGGCAGCCTGTACAAATTTGCCTTTGATCTGCGCCTGCTGCAGTCGCCGCCGCTGGGCGAATGGGCGGAGCCGTTTGGACGTCAGCAGGTGGGATCATCGGCCATGCCCTTCAAGCGCAACCCGATCCACGCGGAGAAAATTGACAGCCTGGCGCGCTTCGTGGCCGCGCTGCCGCGCGTGGCCTGGGACAACGCCGCGCACAGCTTGCTGGAACGGACGCTGGACGACTCGGCCAATCGGCGCGTGCTCTTTCCCGACGCGTTCCTGGCCGTAGACGAGATTGTGCAGACGGCATTACGTTTGCTAACAGGGCTGGTGATTAACGAAGCGGCCATCGCCCGCAACCTGGCGACCTACGGCGTCTTTGCGGCCAGCGAACGGCTGTTGATGGAAGCGGTCAAGGCGGGCGGTGACCGCCAGACGCTGCATGAAGTGATTCGCGAACACAGCCTGGCCGCGTGGCTGGCCGTGCAGCGCGGCGAACCCAATCCCCTGGCCGCACGCCTCGTGGCTGATGCGCAGTTGCAGGCGTTACTGGCGCCAGACACGATCGAGACCCTGCTCGACGCGTCGCACTACGTCGGCGACGCGCCGGTGCGGGCCAGGGCGCTGGCGGCAAAGATCCGCCAACACGCAATGGTCAGTCATGCAGGCTGA
- the purF gene encoding amidophosphoribosyltransferase produces MNDVDELSSDKFSDACGVFGVCAPGADVARLTFFGLYALQHRGQESAGIAVSDGNAAALHKGMGLVAQVFDEHNLAPLQGHLAIGHTRYSTTGGSFLRNAQPYLIETIHGPLGVAHNGNLTNALTLRRDMLERGVGLTSSSDSEVITQLLAAATPSGAGSPFARLMPAGTWEDRISAFMQRAEGAYSLTILTRDAVFAVRDPWGLRPLCLGRLDLNGHGAGWIAASESCALATIGAAYVRDVEPGEIVRLDRQGMTSTQGRRPEPRAFCIFELVYFARPDSTIDNQTVHQVRQQLGRELAREAPVADADVVVGVPDSSTPAAIGYAQALGIPFSEGFTKNRYIGRTFIQPDDRLRKAGIALKYNPLPANLAGKRVVMVDDSIVRGNTAGPLVQLLRQAGAAEVHVRVSSPPVQHPCFMGIDMATREQLIGASKTVAEICEIIGADSLAYLSHDGMMAAIHAGQTSQAGFCRACFTGQYPVRLEEWWAKRNGQVVV; encoded by the coding sequence ATGAACGATGTAGATGAGTTGAGTAGCGACAAGTTTAGCGATGCGTGTGGGGTCTTTGGCGTCTGTGCGCCCGGCGCAGACGTGGCCCGCCTCACTTTTTTTGGCCTGTACGCCTTGCAGCACCGCGGGCAGGAGAGCGCGGGCATTGCGGTGAGTGATGGCAACGCAGCAGCCTTGCACAAGGGCATGGGTTTGGTGGCCCAGGTGTTCGATGAGCACAACCTGGCGCCCCTGCAAGGGCACCTGGCGATTGGTCACACCCGCTACTCCACCACCGGCGGCTCGTTTCTGCGCAATGCCCAACCCTACCTGATCGAAACCATCCACGGGCCGCTCGGCGTGGCGCACAACGGCAATTTGACCAATGCGCTGACCCTGCGCCGCGACATGCTGGAACGCGGGGTCGGCCTGACCTCCAGCAGCGACAGCGAGGTCATCACCCAACTGCTGGCCGCGGCCACCCCCTCCGGCGCCGGCAGTCCATTCGCTCGCCTCATGCCGGCCGGCACGTGGGAGGATCGCATCTCCGCGTTCATGCAGCGCGCGGAAGGCGCCTATTCCCTCACCATTCTGACCCGCGACGCAGTCTTCGCGGTGCGCGACCCGTGGGGGTTGCGGCCGCTGTGCCTGGGACGCCTCGACCTGAACGGTCATGGCGCCGGCTGGATCGCGGCCTCTGAATCGTGCGCGCTGGCGACCATCGGCGCGGCGTATGTGCGCGATGTGGAGCCGGGCGAGATCGTGCGCCTGGACCGCCAGGGGATGACATCCACCCAGGGTCGCCGGCCGGAGCCACGCGCGTTCTGCATCTTCGAGCTGGTCTACTTCGCCCGCCCTGATTCGACGATTGACAACCAGACGGTCCACCAGGTGCGCCAGCAGTTGGGCCGCGAACTGGCCCGCGAGGCGCCGGTCGCTGACGCCGATGTGGTGGTTGGTGTGCCTGATTCCTCCACGCCGGCCGCGATTGGCTATGCGCAGGCGTTGGGCATTCCGTTCAGTGAAGGTTTCACCAAGAATCGTTACATCGGACGCACCTTCATCCAGCCCGATGACCGTCTGCGCAAGGCCGGCATTGCGTTGAAGTACAACCCGCTGCCGGCCAATCTGGCTGGCAAGCGCGTCGTCATGGTGGATGATTCGATCGTGCGCGGCAACACCGCCGGGCCGCTGGTGCAGCTCCTGCGCCAGGCCGGCGCGGCCGAGGTACACGTGCGGGTGTCGTCACCGCCGGTGCAGCATCCGTGCTTCATGGGCATTGACATGGCGACGCGCGAGCAGCTCATCGGCGCCTCCAAAACTGTCGCCGAGATTTGCGAGATCATCGGCGCAGACAGCCTGGCCTATCTGTCGCACGACGGCATGATGGCCGCGATTCACGCAGGCCAGACCTCACAGGCCGGCTTTTGCCGCGCCTGCTTCACCGGTCAGTACCCCGTGCGCCTGGAGGAATGGTGGGCCAAGCGCAACGGGCAAGTTGTTGTTTGA
- the purN gene encoding phosphoribosylglycinamide formyltransferase, whose translation MSETVSLARLVVLISGSGSNLQALLDACQDGRLPARVAAVVSNRRDAYGLVRAQQASVPTLYFPLKPYSDQGLPRETYDRDLAALISCFQPDLIVCAGWMQVLTPIFITPFADCLINLHPALPGQFPGTHAIERAFAAYQAGEIEVSGAMVHGVVPEVDAGPVLDFVVVPFDPRDQFHDFAKRLHAHEHTLLVRAVQRWLATRPQRRYISS comes from the coding sequence ATGTCTGAAACAGTGTCCCTGGCCCGCCTGGTCGTTCTGATTTCAGGCAGCGGCAGCAATCTGCAGGCCCTGCTCGACGCCTGTCAGGACGGTCGTTTGCCGGCGCGGGTGGCGGCCGTGGTTTCCAACCGACGTGACGCGTACGGGCTGGTGCGGGCGCAGCAGGCCAGCGTGCCCACCCTCTACTTCCCGCTCAAACCGTACAGCGATCAGGGCCTGCCGCGTGAAACCTATGATCGCGACCTGGCGGCGCTGATCAGTTGTTTTCAGCCCGATCTGATCGTGTGCGCGGGCTGGATGCAGGTCTTGACGCCGATTTTCATCACCCCCTTCGCCGATTGTCTCATCAATCTGCACCCGGCTCTACCCGGTCAGTTTCCGGGCACGCACGCCATCGAGCGCGCGTTCGCGGCCTACCAGGCCGGCGAAATCGAAGTCAGCGGCGCGATGGTGCATGGCGTCGTACCGGAGGTAGACGCCGGTCCCGTGCTTGATTTTGTCGTTGTGCCCTTTGATCCCCGTGACCAGTTCCATGATTTCGCCAAACGGCTGCACGCCCACGAACACACCCTGCTGGTGCGCGCCGTTCAGCGCTGGCTGGCAACTCGCCCCCAAAGGAGATATATTTCTTCATGA